In Zygosaccharomyces rouxii strain CBS732 chromosome F complete sequence, a single window of DNA contains:
- the ELC1 gene encoding elongin C (similar to uniprot|O13292 Saccharomyces cerevisiae YPL046C ELC1 Elongin C forms heterodimer with Ela1p that participates in transcription elongation expression dramatically upregulated during sporulation widely conserved among eukaryotes), which produces MEEEDIKPNVTLVSSDNMEYSISKEAAMVSPTLRVMLEGPFKEKSGRVELPGIEGNVLARVVDYLQYNLQYKFANKDQEDIPEFEIPTEMALELLLAADYLNV; this is translated from the coding sequence ATGGAGGAGGAGGATATTAAGCCTAACGTCACGCTTGTCTCAAGTGACAACATGGAGTACTCCATTTCCAAGGAAGCCGCTATGGTTTCCCCTACTCTAAGAGTTATGCTGGAGGGGCCTTTTAAAGAGAAGAGTGGTCGAGTAGAGCTACCTGGTATTGAAGGGAATGTGCTGGCTAGAGTGGTTGATTATTTGCAATACAACTTACAGTACAAGTTTGCCAACAAGGATCAAGAAGACATACCTGAATTTGAGATTCCTACAGAGATGGCATTGGAATTACTGCTAGCAGCTGATTATTTGAACGTATAA
- the CHL4 gene encoding Chl4p (similar to uniprot|P38907 Saccharomyces cerevisiae YDR254W CHL4 Outer kinetochore protein required for chromosome stability interacts with kinetochore proteins Ctf19p Ctf3p and Iml3p exhibits a two-hybrid interaction with Mif2p association with CEN DNA requires Ctf19p), translated as MELSDDFIPKQDRKVLLKKLGRLPLTVLCHLVEHWSHKYDPANGMSPDKLAHIMSGYLKRRANRKTVVARILLEFWPQGLSLYQLAQIDSYTLVQRPNLLFWKSTTAIDPNGIKKVLNLDPNSFVHNLKEDIHRLYLSHIYIFKHPELPSIICRIQLFEPHNLVENGNEPNLISRSPYYVVFPMNSPNVIHSSDDDSYAQLILQSVQRTIAEKDPIVLRQNDDPPVKSLETMHVLKGVSRYSNSLGPWSKYADADFDISPFDNYGNHISVKGKRVVTGVYDDDDPGSKRQRLENIMLRFKGSKKGVKAKKAYEVQRFNSRMHHLQKDFPKMDAADTVSKYASLIPVNKVNFVDKQDLSDDRGQVSIRFKFRGNDVFGGLHELCDEGNIDIDRVPGWLTGENGLDSGTILNGEFIKEEKRKGGLI; from the coding sequence ATGGAATTGAGTGATGATTTCATCCCCAAGCAAGATCGGAAAGTTCTGCTAAAAAAGCTCGGCCGCTTGCCCCTGACGGTTTTATGTCATTTGGTTGAGCACTGGAGTCATAAATATGATCCTGCTAATGGGATGAGCCCAGATAAATTGGCTCATATTATGTCTGGctatttgaaaagaagagcTAATCGGAAGACTGTTGTTGCGAGGATTTTGCTCGAATTTTGGCCTCAAGGGTTGTCACTATATCAATTGGCGCAGATCGACTCCTATACGCTTGTACAGAGGCCAAATTTATTATTTTGGAAATCGACCACTGCAATTGATCCTAATGGTATAAAAAAGGTCTTgaatttggatccaaataGTTTCGTTCACAATTTGAAGGAGGATATCCACCGGCTATACCTCTCCCATATATACATCTTTAAGCATCCTGAACTTCCATCGATAATATGTCGAATACAACTTTTTGAACCCCACAATTTGGttgaaaatggaaatgAGCCAAATTTAATTTCTAGAAGCCCTTACTATGTGGTTTTTCCCATGAATTCTCCCAATGTCATACATtcttctgatgatgattccTATGCACAATTGATTCTACAAAGTGTACAAAGAACAATTGCTGAAAAAGATCCCATAGTTTTGAGGCAAAATGATGATCCACCGGTGAAATCCTTAGAGACAATGCACGTTTTGAAAGGTGTATCAagatattcaaattctttgggACCTTGGTCCAAATACGCAGATGCAGATTTCGATATATCTCCATTTGATAATTATGGAAACCATATTTCTGTGAAGGGTAAAAGAGTAGTTACTGGAGtttatgatgatgatgatccaGGATCCAAAAGACAACGGCTAGAAAATATTATGCTACGATTTAAAGGCTCAAAAAAAGGCGTTAAAGCCAAAAAGGCCTACGAAGTTCAACGATTCAACTCCAGGATGCACCATCTACAGAAGGATTTCCCGAAAATGGACGCAGCGGATACGGTATCCAAATATGCCTCTTTGATTCCCGTTAACAAGGTAAATTTCGTAGATAAACAAGATCTATCGGATGATCGAGGTCAAGTTTCTATAAGGTTCAAGTTTCGTGGTAACGATGTCTTTGGTGGATTGCATGAGTTATGTGATGAAGGTAATATAGATATTGATAGAGTTCCTGGTTGGTTAACCGGAGAAAATGGATTAGATTCTGGAACTATTCTAAACGGTGAATTtataaaagaagagaagaggaaagGTGGACTAATCTGA
- the RMD5 gene encoding ubiquitin-protein ligase RMD5 (similar to uniprot|Q12508 Saccharomyces cerevisiae YDR255C RMD5 Cytosolic protein required for sporulation also required for the ubiquitination of the gluconeogenetic enzyme fructose-1 6-bisphosphatase which is degraded rapidly after the switch from gluconeogenesis to glycolysis) translates to MSVILPSLSQEIERLYDEENGQPLVSKCVEETHEFKTQLKKLKAHLNKHIQEVEKGDDEKKGNKRRKDLVVEKLNKAHRQWDHSIKKNYKHASQQHSKISKFLQNKLHEFDLDEVYVNKLHPESRTNIDKAISFHISRYNVGSLPVNGRQEIIDYLGQVYGVTQDISERFVQLGQIVQDLKNGDTRSCIEWCHDDSLLQFELYTLNAMQLFQNGDVLNTYKYLTENIPNSAFKYRQHQVITQVSPLLTQLLLGKRADDFDNKLQLQQEKCISLFTKDYCAQNNLPFDSALFLIILSGVISFQFFTKYKSIRASAHVDWTTEDELPFDVKLPEFLTRFHPIFICPVLKEETTLENPPYSLPCHHILSKKSLERLSKNGTSTFKCPYCPVNASKAKTKKVNFVML, encoded by the coding sequence ATGTCAGTGATTTTACCATCCCTTTCTCAAGAAATCGAGAGGTTgtatgatgaagaaaatggcCAACCACTGGTCAGCAAATGTGTAGAGGAAACTCATGAGTTTAAGACACAgctcaagaaattgaaagctCATTTGAATAAACATAttcaagaagttgaaaaaggtgatgatgagaaaaaaggcaacaaaagaaggaaagatTTAGTAgttgagaaattgaataagGCCCACAGGCAATGGGATCATTcaataaagaagaattataAGCACGCATCACAGCAACATTCAAAGATTAGCAAATTTTTGCAGAACAAGTTGCACGAATTTGATTTGGATGAAGTTTATGTGAATAAATTACATCCTGAATCAAGGACTAATATCGATAAGGCAATAAGTTTCCACATCTCAAGATATAACGTGGGGAGTTTACCGGTTAATGGGAGGCAAGAAATTATTGATTATTTAGGTCAAGTTTATGGAGTTACACAGGATATTTCTGAAAGGTTTGTTCAATTAGGTCAAATAGTACAGGATCTGAAAAATGGGGATACGAGAAGTTGTATCGAATGGTGTCATGATGATTCATTATTACAGTTTGAACTCTACACGTTAAATGCTATGCAACTGTTCCAAAATGGTGATGTATTAAACACTTACAAATATCTGACTGAAAATATACCTAATAGTGCTTTCAAATACAGACAGCATCAAGTTATTACACAAGTATCACCACTATTAACACAGTTATTGCTAGGAAAAAGGGCCGATGATTTTGATAACAAACTTCAATTACAACAAGAGAAATGCATCTCTCTGTTCACAAAAGATTACTGTGCTCAAAACAATTTACCCTTTGACTCTGCACTTTTCCTAATTATTTTAAGTGGGGTTATTtcattccaattctttaccaaatatAAATCCATTAGAGCTTCCGCTCATGTCGATTGGACTACAGAGGATGAGTTGCCATTTGATGTCAAGTTGCCTGAGTTTTTAACACGTTTCCATCCGATTTTCATCTGCCCAGTGCTAAAGGAGGAGACTACTTTGGAAAATCCTCCCTATTCTCTTCCATGTCATCACATTCTGTCCAAGAAGTCTCTAGAAAGATTATCAAAAAATGGTACCTCCACTTTCAAGTGCCCATATTGTCCAGTTAATGCATCTAAAGCAAAGACTAAAAAAGTAAATTTTGTCATGCTATAA
- the CTA1 gene encoding catalase A (highly similar to uniprot|P15202 Saccharomyces cerevisiae YDR256C CTA1 Catalase A breaks down hydrogen peroxide in the peroxisomal matrix formed by acyl-CoA oxidase (Pox1p) during fatty acid beta-oxidation): MSGKDNTNSSDVRGDRVVTTVEGAPINEPFATQRVGNHGPLLLQDAGLIESLAHFNRERIPERNPHAHGSGAFGYFEVTDDITDICGSAMFSEIGKKTRCLTRFSTVGGEKGSADTARDPRGFATKFYTEEGNLDWVYNNTPIFFIRDPSKFPHFIHTQKRNPQTNMKDANMFWDFLTTPENQVCVHQMCILFSDRGTPASYRNMNGYSGHTYKWSNKKGEWHYVQVHIKTDQGIKNLTNEEAVKLSGENPDCCQQDLFENIEKGNPPSWTIYIQTMTEDQASKQPFSVFDLTKVWPQNEFPLRRVGKLVLNENPQNFFAQVEQAAFAPSNTVPYQEASADPVLQSRLFAYSDAHRYRLGANFNQIPVNCPYASRFFNPAIRDGPMNVNGNFGSEPNYLAQSKKYTYVQQDRPIQQHQEVWHGPAVPYHWATSPGDVDYYQPRILYQKVLAKQPGQQKNLAHNIGVHVAGACPEIQKRVINMFTRVDKKLAADIKKELQLASAPQAKL; the protein is encoded by the coding sequence ATGTCAGGTAAGGATAACACTAATAGCTCTGATGTGAGAGGCGACAGGGTCGTCACTACTGTGGAAGGTGCTCCTATCAATGAACCTTTTGCTACCCAACGTGTTGGTAACCACGGTCCATTACTACTACAGGATGCTGGATTAATTGAATCATTGGCTCATTTTAACAGAGAAAGAATTCCAGAGAGAAATCCGCATGCACATGGTTCAGGTGCCTTTGGTTACTTTGAAGTAACGGATGATATTACCGATATCTGTGGTTCCGCCATGTTTAGCgaaattggtaaaaagACTAGATGTTTAACTCGTTTCTCTACTGTGGGTGGTGAAAAGGGTTCTGCTGATACCGCCAGAGATCCTCGTGGGTTTGCAACTAAATTCTATACTGAGGAAGGTAATCTGGACTGGGTTTACAATAATACTCcaatctttttcatcagaGACCCCTCCAAGTTCCCTCATTTTATCCATACTCAAAAGCGTAATCCTCAGACCAACATGAAAGATGCTAATATGTTTTGGGATTTCCTAACAACTCCAGAAAATCAAGTGTGTGTACACCAGATGTGTATTCTTTTTAGTGATCGTGGTACCCCAGCATCATACAGAAATATGAACGGTTATTCCGGGCATACTTACAAGTGGTCAAACAAGAAAGGTGAGTGGCATTATGTGCAGGTTCACATTAAGACTGACCAAGgcattaaaaatttgactAATGAAGAAGCGGTTAAATTGTCAGGTGAAAATCCAGACTGTTGCCAACAGGATTTATTcgaaaatattgaaaagggtAATCCTCCATCATGGACAATTTACATTCAAACGATGACTGAAGATCAGGCTAGCAAACAACCATTTAGCGTTTTTGATTTGACTAAAGTTTGGCCTCAAAATGAATTTCCCCTACGTCGTGTAGGTAAGTTAGTTCTAAATGAAAATCCACAGAATTTTTTTGCTCAAGTTGAACAAGCCGCCTTCGCCCCAAGTAATACCGTACCTTATCAAGAAGCATCTGCTGATCCTGTGTTACAGTCTCGTTTATTTGCATATTCGGATGCTCACCGTTACAGATTAGGTGCCAATTTCAACCAAATTCCAGTTAATTGCCCCTACGCATCTCGTTTCTTTAATCCTGCCATTAGGGATGGTCCAATGAACGTTAACGGTAATTTTGGTTCTGAACCAAACTACTTGGCTCAGTCCAAAAAATACACCTATGTGCAACAGGACAGACCaattcaacaacatcaagAAGTTTGGCACGGTCCTGCAGTTCCATACCATTGGGCAACGAGTCCAGGCGACGTCGATTACTACCAACCAAGAATCCTGTATCAGAAAGTTTTAGCAAAGCAACCAGGTCAACAGAAAAACTTAGCTCATAACATTGGTGTTCACGTTGCTGGTGCATGTCCTGAAATCCAAAAACGTGTTATCAATATGTTCACTCGTGTAGACAAGAAGTTAGCTGCTGATATTAAGAAGGAGCTTCAACTTGCATCTGCTCCACAAGCTAAGTTGTAA
- the SGF11 gene encoding SAGA histone acetyltransferase complex subunit SGF11 (highly similar to uniprot|Q03067 Saccharomyces cerevisiae YPL047W SGF11 11kDa subunit of the SAGA histone acetyltransferase complex involved in regulation of transcription of a subset of SAGA-regulated genes), whose protein sequence is METKESVSEGIYHNLITTLIQDIVAKETTKQQLLRSRYPNLKPYCYDPSHQLDINGLPKQQESSQYLQCENCNRDISANRFAAHLQRCLSRGARR, encoded by the coding sequence ATGGAGACAAAGGAAAGCGTTTCGGAAGGGATATATCATAACTTGATCACTACCCTAATCCAGGATATTGTAGCAAAGGAAACTACCAAACAACAGTTACTCAGATCAAGATACCCAAACTTAAAGCCCTACTGTTACGATCCATCTCATCAACTGGATATAAACGGTTTACCCAAGCAGCAGGAATCATCGCAATATCTACAGTGTGAAAATTGTAATAGGGACATTTCAGCTAATAGATTTGCAGCTCATTTACAAAGGTGTTTAAGTAGAGGTGCGAGAAGATAA
- the VPS16 gene encoding tethering complex subunit VPS16 (similar to uniprot|Q03308 Saccharomyces cerevisiae YPL045W VPS16 Vacuolar sorting protein), whose protein sequence is MRNPSFNWEKLDKVFFRSRELCNLEWPQQEHVVYSISTTLVAIELDETIQVYNYFGETLASWNSKQFGKVLKIEFDFEDHLIIVTPSTIFRITSWSPLEYDSTSLDENLQDSIWDYKNGAIILKRTQDVYKLKDGAIKEVCRNDGRFTLLTKEHWDCNGKKIILLDVNHTFQLDLRRKSLIQWLSDSQWHRCVISRANKVILYNAKLNKIQVYTDSKAPQSEFAVHDIPSAIMWCGNDTVACAFSDEVKLYGSNNSYIAFWYPSEIMALKTEVDGLKIFTSEKIHFISKIAEYTSSIFRVGSTESGAILLDSLDLLETQTSRALENLNAIDLEKAIFDCMHAAQEEFSPQLQKKLLNAASFGKASLPYKEFDSDIFVKACDNVRLLNVLRTMGIFVTNEQYKSITFHGIIQGLLMCHKYYQSILLCENLKEHKELLEVFAHWATTKIKVSSELDDEELSKLIKKRYAELPKVGHPPMARIAHSAFLEGRFQLARDLALLESSPELKVLELLKLDDDSLALSECLKFQCPELTLSVLLVMRKKLSTAQLAKLLILDMPQDQLYPYLQRGNHEFLFDYFRQTDSFIELAHLFLAQGNKGESLRPFLPQIQELYGKVLNDNLIKQDKELLKKNHKLLDYQDALGNKYHHNFVGLTLDQTIASLIEIKQERDLGGLIKEFKICDKKLWHIKCKALVKTKSFDDLYQFAISKKSPIGYKPFYNYLKRNSHNKEASTYISMISGISYEERRQMYLDCKNYQSAIDLAAKEKDIQGLKELHKLIPNNETRFRALIMELVNKL, encoded by the coding sequence ATGAGGAACCCCAGTTTCAATTGGGAGAAACTAGATAAAGTATTCTTTCGCTCTAGAGAGCTTTGTAATTTAGAATGGCCTCAACAGGAGCATGTTGTATACAGTATTTCTACTACTCTAGTGGCtattgaattggatgaGACGATACAGGTTTACAACTATTTTGGGGAAACGTTGGCTAGTTGGAATTCAAAGCAATTTGGTAAAGTACTCAAGATTGAGTTTGACTTTGAAGACCATCTCATAATCGTTACACCGTCCACCATATTCCGTATTACCAGTTGGTCACCATTGGAATATGATTCAACTTCTTTGGATGAAAATCTACAGGATTCCATTTGGGACTATAAAAATGGTGCCATCATTTTAAAACGTACACAGGATGTATACAAACTCAAGGACGGTGCCATTAAAGAAGTTTGTAGGAATGATGGTAGATTTACCCTATTGACCAAGGAACACTGGGATTGCAATGGTAAGAAAATAATTTTACTAGACGTTAACCACACATTTCAATTAGATTTAAGACGTAAAAGCTTGATCCAATGGTTATCGGATTCACAATGGCATAGATGCGTAATTTCTAGGGCAAATAAAGTTATTCTTTACAATGCCAAGTTGAACAAAATACAAGTTTACACAGATTCCAAGGCACCTCAATCGGAATTCGCTGTGCATGATATTCCATCAGCTATTATGTGGTGTGGTAACGATACAGTGGCATGCGCATTTTCAGATGAAGTTAAACTGTATGGTTCCAACAACTCTTACATTGCATTCTGGTATCCAAGTGAAATTATGGCCTTGAAAACTGAGGTGGATGGATTGAAAATATTCACCAGTGAAAAAATACATTTTATTTCCAAAATAGCAGAATACACTTCTAGTATTTTCCGTGTGGGATCCACTGAATCCGGTGCAATACTGCTCGATTCTTTGGACCTTCTAGAGACTCAAACTTCCAGAGCATTAGAAAACTTGaatgcaattgatttggaaaaagCAATTTTTGATTGTATGCATGCTGCACAGGAAGAATTTTCTCCACAACTACAaaagaaacttttgaatGCTGCATCTTTCGGTAAGGCTTCTCTGCCTTACAAGGAATTTGATTCTGACATATTCGTCAAAGCGTGTGACAATGTTCGCCTTTTAAACGTTTTAAGAACAATGGGTATCTTTGTCACCAATGAACAATACAAATCAATCACTTTCCATGGCATTATCCAAGGATTACTTATGTGCCACAAGTACTATCAGAGTATTCTGCTTTGCGAGAACCTAAAGGAACATAAAGAATTACTTGAGGTTTTTGCCCATTGGGCAACTACAAAGATTAAGGTATCATCTGAActagatgatgaagaattatccaaattgattaaaaaaCGTTATGCGGAATTACCGAAAGTTGGCCACCCGCCCATGGCGAGAATAGCACATAGCGCATTTTTGGAAGGAAGATTTCAACTGGCGAGGGATCTTGCTCTCCTAGAATCATCTCCTGAGCTCAAAGTTTTAGAACTTCTCAAATTAGATGATGATTCTCTAGCTCTCTCAGAATGCCTAAAGTTTCAATGTCCAGAATTGACATTATCAGTTTTGCTTGTCATGCGCAAGAAGCTCAGTACTGCCCAATTAGCCAAGTTACTAATCCTGGACATGCCACAAGACCAACTTTACCCATACCTACAAAGGGGGAACCATGAATTTTTGTTCGATTATTTTAGACAAACGGACAGTTTCATAGAGCTCGCTCACCTGTTTCTAGCACAGGGCAACAAGGGAGAATCACTAAGGCCATTCCTACCTCAAATTCAAGAACTATATGGAAAAGTTTTAAACGATAATCTAATAAAACAAGATAAAgagcttttgaaaaaaaatcataagCTGCTAGATTATCAAGATGCATTGGGCAATAAGTATCACCATAATTTCGTTGGATTAACACTTGACCAAACTATAGCATCTCTGATAGAAATTAAACAAGAGCGTGATCTGGGTGGATTAATAAAGGAATTTAAAATATGTGACAAAAAATTATGGCACATTAAATGTAAGGCGTTGGTTAAAACTAAATCATTTGACGATTTGTACCAATTTGCTATATCTAAAAAGTCTCCCATTGGCTACAAACCATTTTACAactatttgaaaagaaattctcaTAACAAAGAAGCATCAACGTACATCAGTATGATATCTGGCATATCATATGAAGAGAGAAGACAGATGTATTTGGATTGTAAAAATTATCAAAGCGCCATCGATTTAGCggcaaaggaaaaagataTTCAAGGACTAAAAGAATTACATAAACTTATCCCAAACAACGAGACACGATTTAGAGCGCTTATCATGGAGTTAGTGAACAAATTATGA